The Pyxidicoccus sp. MSG2 DNA segment ACGCCCCGGTGCACCAGGTCGAACACGCCCTCCACGTCGAAGCTCCGGCACACCACGGAGGCGCCACCCACGTACACCAGCGGGGTGGTGAAGACGCTCAAGCCGCCAGCATGGAACAACGGTGCGTTGAGCAGCGCCACGTCGCTGGAATTCAGCCCCCAGCTCACCACGGTGTTCGCGGCATTGGCGGTGATGGAGCCATGCGTGAGCACCGCGGCCTTGGGCACGCCGGTGCTGCCGCCCGTGTAGCAGAGCACCCACGGCGCATCGGCCTCCAGCTCCAGCGGCGGGAGTGGCGCGGACGGGGCGGCGTCCCGCTCGGAGAAGGCGCGCTCGCCGGGACCGGGAGACTCCAGGCACAGCCAGTGCCGCACGAAGGACGCGCGGGCGCGGACGGTGTCCACCTGGGCGCGGAACTCGGAGCCGAAGACGAGGACGGAGGGTTCTGCGTCCGCGAGGAGCGCACCCAGTTCCGCGGGACTCAGGCGCCAGTTGAGCGGCTGGAGGATGGCGCCCAGCTTGGCGCACGCGAAGACGAGGTCGAGGAACTCGACGCAGTTGTACGCGAGCACGGCGACGCGGTCGCCCCGCTGCACGCCGAGCGTGTGGTGCAGGAAGGCGGCGGTGCGTGACGCGGCGGCGTCCCACTCGCGGAAGGAGATGCGACGCTCGCCGTGGTTGGCGTCGATGAGGGCGGTGCTGTCGGGGTCGAGCGCGGCGCGCCGGGCCAGCCAGTCATGGACGATGGGCATGGCCCCGCACGCTAGCCGACCCGAAGGGGTGAGTGCCCGGCCGATGCACACCGGGGCCGGGCACACCCGCTCCCGAGGTGACGGCTACGGCTCCGGGAAGATGAGCAGGCCCCGCGACGTGTCGACGACGTAGACATAGCCGTCACCGGGCACGCGCATGCCGATGGCGCCGTCATGGAACATGTTGCCCCGGGCCCGGTCGCCCTCCCGCCAGGTCTGGTAGTAGGCCACCTCCTTCGGGTGCTTGGGCTTGGACACATCCAGCACGCGCACGCCGTGCTGGTAGTGCGAGAGGTAGAGCCGGTCGCCCTTCAGCTCCATGTTGTGGATGGAGACGCCCGGGGTGAGGCCGTACTCGCCGATGCGCTCCACATTCGCCGGGTCGGTGATGTCGAGCACGCGAAGGTGGGCGCCCCAGTCCTCGCCGCCCTCGAAGGCGATGACGCGTCCCTTGAAGACGCCCACGCGGTGGGTGTGGCTCGTGGCGCGAGGGTACGTGTACTGGCCGAGCTTCACGACGTTGAGCGGGTCGCTCACGTCGAGGATGAGCAGACCGGCGCGCCAGTGGTTGACGTAGAGCCGGTCGCCCTGAGCGGTGGCGTCATGGGGGAAGGTGGCGACAGTGGGGTCGACGCTGGGGTCCTGGTGCCGGTTGAGCAGCACGGGCTGCTTCGCGTCCGTCACGTCGAAGATGAGCGTCTGCGGCGTGGGCGCGGCGGACATGGAGTAGAGCCGGTTGCCGTCGACGTAGAGGGTGTGCGCGTTGAGATAGCCATTGCCGGGCACCGCGCGGAGGAACGCGGGGGCCGCGGGGTTCGAGATGTCGAAGACGAGGACGCCGCGCACGCCGCTGGCGACATAGAGGGCATCGTCCTTGGCCCACACGCCGTTCCAGTAGCTGTCACCCGGGAAGAAGATGGACTTCACGAGCCGGGGCGAGGTGCGGTCTGCCAGGTCATACACGTAGAGACCGCCGGGCCCGAAGAGCGGGT contains these protein-coding regions:
- a CDS encoding LVIVD repeat-containing protein, whose product is MKTWFRGAMAPVLAVAWSLLGCGSEPVEEAAPTPSPAQELKKQDEGDWTPERLAACRPITDGSSTAECGTPEAFDLSRCDTESLDALDAQGPFTLHLVGDGILENDNDQSISALRFEADGRVFWDGYAVGEARVGAGTFFLSNSGTLRDGRKYRSSFVGCKARGSKRVTGCYVSCLGGNATYKATFEAEKVSRRPGEGESSGGLSLVGEGIVPRGIAADVFVTHGHAYVVALEDPLFGPGGLYVYDLADRTSPRLVKSIFFPGDSYWNGVWAKDDALYVASGVRGVLVFDISNPAAPAFLRAVPGNGYLNAHTLYVDGNRLYSMSAAPTPQTLIFDVTDAKQPVLLNRHQDPSVDPTVATFPHDATAQGDRLYVNHWRAGLLILDVSDPLNVVKLGQYTYPRATSHTHRVGVFKGRVIAFEGGEDWGAHLRVLDITDPANVERIGEYGLTPGVSIHNMELKGDRLYLSHYQHGVRVLDVSKPKHPKEVAYYQTWREGDRARGNMFHDGAIGMRVPGDGYVYVVDTSRGLLIFPEP